In Ignatzschineria indica, a single window of DNA contains:
- a CDS encoding cysteine hydrolase family protein produces the protein MKKKSKALVLIDLIEDIVGKEGLSNSSYQQFLQRNILEESNRAISFARLENVPIVWVKVGFADDYHDIPRFSPMFHQAKERGALRLNSPNNCWIKGLEQSEEDHYFIKKGVSIFTGNNLARWLEISKIDTLILGGVSSLLAIQSSARDAHELGFRVYVVDELCAAKSLELHQESMNALEGLATVISISELKKLLEA, from the coding sequence ATGAAGAAGAAATCTAAGGCTTTGGTATTGATCGATTTGATCGAGGATATTGTCGGAAAAGAGGGGCTATCAAATAGTAGTTACCAACAATTTCTGCAGAGAAATATCTTAGAAGAGAGTAATCGTGCAATCTCTTTCGCTCGGCTAGAGAATGTGCCTATTGTCTGGGTGAAGGTTGGTTTTGCAGATGACTATCACGATATCCCAAGATTCTCACCGATGTTTCATCAAGCGAAAGAACGAGGCGCATTACGACTTAACTCTCCTAATAATTGTTGGATTAAAGGATTAGAGCAGAGTGAAGAGGATCACTACTTTATTAAAAAAGGAGTGAGTATTTTTACCGGCAATAACTTGGCTAGATGGCTTGAGATATCTAAAATTGATACTCTTATTTTAGGGGGCGTGAGCTCACTGTTAGCTATTCAGAGTAGTGCAAGGGACGCCCATGAATTGGGCTTTAGAGTTTATGTCGTTGATGAGCTTTGTGCTGCTAAGAGTTTAGAGCTTCATCAAGAGAGTATGAATGCATTAGAAGGATTAGCCACGGTGATCTCAATTTCAGAGCTAAAAAAACTCCTAGAAGCATAG